In a genomic window of Equus asinus isolate D_3611 breed Donkey chromosome 11, EquAss-T2T_v2, whole genome shotgun sequence:
- the C11H13orf46 gene encoding uncharacterized protein C13orf46 homolog isoform X4, whose product MEKDATAAHRRHRPGPGAPPSGAKASEAAELQRSRSVGGLLQKGDPPSCIKKLYRESESEDQGKDLKCDPEEVTSHADLKEHKWEESQHILGKADRESGTAEPEEQDPESPQLEDLLEEEVATCATREEKRSQMDVGDLSEDETRTSWVCCIPYSTRKKVKQSV is encoded by the exons ATGGAGAAGGATGCCACAGCCGCTCACCGCAGGCACCGGCCAGGCCCCGGGGCACCTCCCTCGGGGGCAAAGGCCAGTGAGGCAGCCGAGCTCCAAAGGAGCAGGAGCGTGGGCGGCCTGCTCCAGAAGGGGGACCCCCCGAGCTGCATCAAGAAGCTGTACCGGGAGTCAG AGTCTGAAGACCAGGGAAAGGACCTCAAATGTGACCCTGAGGAGGTCACCAG TCACGCAGACCTGAAGGAGCACAAGTGGGAGGAGAGTCAGCACATCCTCGGGAAGGCAGACCGTGAGAGTGGAACCGCGGAGCCGGAG GAACAGGACCCCGAGTCCCCACAGCTGGAGGACCTTCTGGAAGAGGAG GTGGCCACGTGTGCCACGAGAGAAGAGAAGCGGTCCCAGATGGACGTGGGGGATTTGTCAGAAGACGA GACCAGGACCAGCTGGGTGTGCTGTATCCCCTACTCCACAAGGAAGAAGGTGAAGCAGAGCGTGTAG
- the C11H13orf46 gene encoding uncharacterized protein C13orf46 homolog isoform X3 — protein sequence MEKDATAAHRRHRPGPGAPPSGAKASEAAELQRSRSVGGLLQKGDPPSCIKKLYRESESEDQGKDLKCDPEEVTSHADLKEHKWEESQHILGKADRESGTAEPEVEENSSGAGGRGSRNRTPSPHSWRTFWKRRWPRVPREKRSGPRWTWGICQKTRPGPAGCAVSPTPQGRR from the exons ATGGAGAAGGATGCCACAGCCGCTCACCGCAGGCACCGGCCAGGCCCCGGGGCACCTCCCTCGGGGGCAAAGGCCAGTGAGGCAGCCGAGCTCCAAAGGAGCAGGAGCGTGGGCGGCCTGCTCCAGAAGGGGGACCCCCCGAGCTGCATCAAGAAGCTGTACCGGGAGTCAG AGTCTGAAGACCAGGGAAAGGACCTCAAATGTGACCCTGAGGAGGTCACCAG TCACGCAGACCTGAAGGAGCACAAGTGGGAGGAGAGTCAGCACATCCTCGGGAAGGCAGACCGTGAGAGTGGAACCGCGGAGCCGGAGGTGGAAGAGAACAGCTCAGGGGCcgggggcaggggcagcag GAACAGGACCCCGAGTCCCCACAGCTGGAGGACCTTCTGGAAGAGGAG GTGGCCACGTGTGCCACGAGAGAAGAGAAGCGGTCCCAGATGGACGTGGGGGATTTGTCAGAAGACGA GACCAGGACCAGCTGGGTGTGCTGTATCCCCTACTCCACAAGGAAGAAGGTGA
- the C11H13orf46 gene encoding uncharacterized protein C13orf46 homolog isoform X1: MEKDATAAHRRHRPGPGAPPSGAKASEAAELQRSRSVGGLLQKGDPPSCIKKLYRESESEDQGKDLKCDPEEVTSHADLKEHKWEESQHILGKADRESGTAEPEVEENSSGAGGRGSRNRTPSPHSWRTFWKRRSHLCLWRLIWETMPRRWPRVPREKRSGPRWTWGICQKTRPGPAGCAVSPTPQGRR; the protein is encoded by the exons ATGGAGAAGGATGCCACAGCCGCTCACCGCAGGCACCGGCCAGGCCCCGGGGCACCTCCCTCGGGGGCAAAGGCCAGTGAGGCAGCCGAGCTCCAAAGGAGCAGGAGCGTGGGCGGCCTGCTCCAGAAGGGGGACCCCCCGAGCTGCATCAAGAAGCTGTACCGGGAGTCAG AGTCTGAAGACCAGGGAAAGGACCTCAAATGTGACCCTGAGGAGGTCACCAG TCACGCAGACCTGAAGGAGCACAAGTGGGAGGAGAGTCAGCACATCCTCGGGAAGGCAGACCGTGAGAGTGGAACCGCGGAGCCGGAGGTGGAAGAGAACAGCTCAGGGGCcgggggcaggggcagcag GAACAGGACCCCGAGTCCCCACAGCTGGAGGACCTTCTGGAAGAGGAG AAGCCATCTGTGTTTGTGGAGATTGATCTGGGAGACCATGCCGAGGAG GTGGCCACGTGTGCCACGAGAGAAGAGAAGCGGTCCCAGATGGACGTGGGGGATTTGTCAGAAGACGA GACCAGGACCAGCTGGGTGTGCTGTATCCCCTACTCCACAAGGAAGAAGGTGA
- the C11H13orf46 gene encoding uncharacterized protein C13orf46 homolog isoform X2, whose protein sequence is MEKDATAAHRRHRPGPGAPPSGAKASEAAELQRSRSVGGLLQKGDPPSCIKKLYRESESEDQGKDLKCDPEEVTSHADLKEHKWEESQHILGKADRESGTAEPEEQDPESPQLEDLLEEEKPSVFVEIDLGDHAEEVATCATREEKRSQMDVGDLSEDETRTSWVCCIPYSTRKKVKQSV, encoded by the exons ATGGAGAAGGATGCCACAGCCGCTCACCGCAGGCACCGGCCAGGCCCCGGGGCACCTCCCTCGGGGGCAAAGGCCAGTGAGGCAGCCGAGCTCCAAAGGAGCAGGAGCGTGGGCGGCCTGCTCCAGAAGGGGGACCCCCCGAGCTGCATCAAGAAGCTGTACCGGGAGTCAG AGTCTGAAGACCAGGGAAAGGACCTCAAATGTGACCCTGAGGAGGTCACCAG TCACGCAGACCTGAAGGAGCACAAGTGGGAGGAGAGTCAGCACATCCTCGGGAAGGCAGACCGTGAGAGTGGAACCGCGGAGCCGGAG GAACAGGACCCCGAGTCCCCACAGCTGGAGGACCTTCTGGAAGAGGAG AAGCCATCTGTGTTTGTGGAGATTGATCTGGGAGACCATGCCGAGGAG GTGGCCACGTGTGCCACGAGAGAAGAGAAGCGGTCCCAGATGGACGTGGGGGATTTGTCAGAAGACGA GACCAGGACCAGCTGGGTGTGCTGTATCCCCTACTCCACAAGGAAGAAGGTGAAGCAGAGCGTGTAG